The genomic window TCCTACCTTGGTGTACAACCCGCCTTGTGATCAGATCCAGTTGGATATATTTCATTCCGTAGCATATTTTACGCATAAACTTGACAATGGATCGTGTGTCATTTTAGAGTGGAACAAAGTAACCCAGATTAAGGACTGACTGGTCAGGGCCTGACAAGTCTTGGAACACTTCAATCCTGAAGTACCTTAATAGATAGCTATCTAAAACCACAATCATCAAACGGTAAGTGTAATGATCGGTACCACGATCCAGTACCTGCCCATCCACCACCTGCAGTAACTTAAGAACGGCATGGTTCTGTGTGCTGTATATTTCCACAGCGAACAGAGCCAAGTGATGTAATCGCTCGTCATTTGCTGCATCTGGGATGTCGCTCCAAGTCGGAAGCCAGGGAAGGTGAGGTACCGATGCGAACGAGCCTAAGTTCAGTACTGGAGGTTGGCTAGGTGCTGACAGATCTTGTAAGACTTCACTCCAGTAAAGCCTTGTTTCAGTGTCGTCCAGAACCTTAATGGCCAATCTGTACGTGTAATGTTCACTGCCACGATCCAGTTCTTCTCCTTCCACTACTTGTAAGAACTTGAGGTACGCATGGCTCTGTTGGTTATACACATCCACAGCAAAGGCCCCCAAGTCTTG from Nymphaea colorata isolate Beijing-Zhang1983 chromosome 6, ASM883128v2, whole genome shotgun sequence includes these protein-coding regions:
- the LOC116256783 gene encoding uncharacterized protein LOC116256783 isoform X2; translation: MEHFLLLHFLAATLMAIKATSLKWVIIPNVDKDPHAQDLGAFAVDVYNQQSHAYLKFLQVVEGEELDRGSEHYTYRLAIKVLDDTETRLYWSEVLQDLSAPSQPPVLNLGSFASVPHLPWLPTWSDIPDAANDERLHHLALFAVEIYSTQNHAVLKLLQVVDGQCSRRIWFPDEFHSQCQGKCSAIGKNTNRKD
- the LOC116256783 gene encoding uncharacterized protein LOC116256783 isoform X1, translated to MEHFLLLHFLAATLMAIKATSLKWVIIPNVDKDPHAQDLGAFAVDVYNQQSHAYLKFLQVVEGEELDRGSEHYTYRLAIKVLDDTETRLYWSEVLQDLSAPSQPPVLNLGSFASVPHLPWLPTWSDIPDAANDERLHHLALFAVEIYSTQNHAVLKLLQVVDGQCSRRIWFPDEFHSQCQGKCSVSAHIVSAINKTTTLDFHINRTCYLLIINKKLKMIHQFLLVRQQLKRHGFVFHIYVAHFFK